A DNA window from Iodobacter ciconiae contains the following coding sequences:
- a CDS encoding TonB-dependent receptor domain-containing protein, translating to MLFRIAPLTILVASICAQAETVQLSPVVTTAARLPQAVKEVVGDVTVIDQKAIETSGAISLPELLTRQPGMQISSNGGAGKATSAYIRGSSSQQTIYLIDGIRFGSATTGTAALQHIPLSQIERIEILRGPAASLYGSDAIGGVIQIFTRQGSKGFHPSVEIGLGTENTQTLSAHLAGGVNDTRYSIGLAHTKTDGISARSNTRAGTFSTDNDGYENTSLSINASHRINEAHEFGASLLQAKAENHYDSSSSSNYDDHDNGTNGSATFWMNNSFTKNWTSKLQAGVSIDDSTNYTTSGESRFKTKQTQLSWLNEIKAGPGIITVGAETLEQAVSSSTKYDVDQRRINSVLAGYLAHFDNVSLQVNLRNDDNSQFGKKTTGNLGASWQVADAWKIGGSFGTGYRAPTFNQLYYPNYGTPTLQPETSKNTEAFVRFEANNVKLSATAYHNEIDGMLETGKTTTIVVGNAKLKGITLTADWQGEMFQAGGSFDLLNAKDTSGGSTDGKQLTRRAKQFGSAYVGVTQGQWSTRGEVQAQAHREEDISGGPRARLPGYALVNLSVNWLFAKDWQASARVNNIFDAEYELAKGYSTLGRNAMLNLSWQH from the coding sequence CAGCCTGCCAGAATTACTCACTCGCCAGCCAGGGATGCAAATTTCCAGTAATGGTGGAGCAGGGAAAGCAACATCGGCTTATATTCGAGGCAGCAGCTCCCAACAAACTATTTACCTGATTGATGGCATTCGCTTTGGCTCGGCAACTACTGGTACAGCAGCACTGCAACACATTCCATTATCCCAAATAGAGCGGATAGAAATCCTGCGTGGGCCAGCGGCCAGCTTATATGGCTCGGATGCAATTGGCGGCGTGATCCAAATCTTTACCCGCCAGGGCAGTAAAGGATTTCATCCTTCGGTAGAAATCGGCCTTGGAACTGAAAACACCCAAACCCTCAGTGCGCACCTTGCCGGCGGAGTCAATGACACACGCTATTCCATCGGTTTAGCCCACACTAAAACAGATGGCATCAGCGCCAGGTCAAACACTAGAGCCGGCACTTTTAGCACCGACAACGATGGTTATGAAAACACCAGCTTGTCGATCAATGCCAGCCACCGCATTAATGAAGCTCACGAATTTGGTGCAAGTCTGTTACAAGCAAAAGCAGAAAACCATTACGACTCGTCATCTTCCAGCAACTACGACGATCACGACAATGGCACAAATGGCAGCGCCACCTTCTGGATGAACAACAGCTTTACAAAGAACTGGACCAGCAAATTACAAGCAGGCGTCAGCATCGATGACAGCACAAATTATACGACTTCAGGAGAAAGCCGCTTTAAAACCAAGCAGACTCAATTGTCTTGGCTCAATGAAATTAAAGCAGGCCCCGGCATCATTACTGTTGGTGCAGAAACGCTAGAGCAAGCCGTTAGCAGCAGCACAAAGTACGATGTCGACCAACGCCGTATTAACAGCGTGCTTGCGGGGTACCTTGCTCATTTTGACAATGTTTCATTGCAAGTAAATCTGCGTAATGACGACAATAGCCAGTTTGGTAAAAAAACCACAGGAAACCTCGGAGCCTCTTGGCAAGTTGCCGACGCTTGGAAAATCGGTGGTAGCTTTGGCACTGGCTACCGTGCCCCCACATTCAACCAGCTCTATTACCCAAACTATGGCACACCAACATTACAGCCAGAGACATCAAAAAATACGGAAGCTTTTGTTCGCTTTGAAGCAAACAATGTCAAGCTTAGCGCAACGGCTTACCACAACGAAATTGATGGCATGCTAGAAACGGGCAAAACCACCACCATCGTAGTTGGTAATGCCAAGCTCAAAGGCATCACCCTCACGGCAGACTGGCAAGGCGAGATGTTTCAAGCAGGAGGTAGCTTTGATTTACTGAACGCCAAAGATACCTCTGGTGGATCAACAGATGGCAAGCAACTCACTCGTCGCGCCAAACAGTTTGGCTCAGCCTATGTAGGTGTAACACAAGGGCAATGGAGTACGCGCGGCGAAGTACAAGCTCAGGCACACCGTGAAGAAGATATTTCTGGTGGACCACGAGCTCGCCTTCCAGGCTATGCGCTGGTTAATCTGAGTGTGAACTGGCTGTTTGCTAAAGACTGGCAGGCCAGCGCCCGCGTCAACAATATATTCGATGCCGAGTACGAGCTGGCAAAAGGTTACAGCACGCTGGGTCGTAATGCCATGCTTAACCTGAGCTGGCAACATTGA